The following are encoded in a window of Dehalobacter sp. 12DCB1 genomic DNA:
- a CDS encoding dCMP deaminase family protein, with amino-acid sequence MERKDNNREETENEQEKILTDIMTVASGTSILKIENYLGRQKLVDFFSKGKRNAGSSVMKNQTRPAWDEYFLDLARLVARRSTCLRRNYGAVIVKDNIIVSTGYNGAARGEPNCIDIGECVRERYNIPKGERYELCVAVHAEQNAIIAGDPVKMQGATIYISGYEFDGEQASGEPCLLCRRMIKNAMIKRVVYLDENGKKKNIRFETSE; translated from the coding sequence TTGGAACGAAAGGATAACAACAGGGAAGAAACAGAAAATGAACAGGAAAAGATCCTAACAGATATAATGACAGTAGCGTCTGGTACGAGTATACTAAAAATAGAGAATTATCTTGGCAGACAAAAATTAGTGGACTTTTTTAGCAAAGGAAAGCGGAATGCGGGGAGTAGTGTGATGAAAAACCAAACTAGGCCAGCGTGGGACGAATATTTCCTTGATCTTGCCCGGCTGGTGGCCAGGCGGTCGACCTGCTTAAGGCGCAATTACGGTGCAGTGATTGTCAAAGACAATATTATTGTTAGCACGGGTTACAATGGTGCTGCCAGAGGGGAGCCCAACTGCATTGACATCGGGGAATGTGTCAGGGAACGGTATAATATTCCCAAAGGGGAAAGATATGAGTTATGTGTGGCGGTTCACGCTGAACAAAATGCGATTATTGCCGGTGATCCCGTAAAAATGCAGGGAGCCACAATCTACATATCCGGCTATGAATTTGATGGGGAACAAGCATCAGGGGAACCCTGCCTGTTGTGCCGGAGAATGATTAAAAATGCGATGATTAAACGGGTTGTCTATCTTGATGAAAACGGTAAAAAAAAGAATATTCGCTTCGAGACAAGCGAGTAA
- the atpF gene encoding F0F1 ATP synthase subunit B, translating to MNPFVIGLTNSIASTAAAGPTTNSPLHFDYTYFVQLLSFLLLVWILKKFAWTPIMNMMEKRRQGIENNLAQAEQERKEAERIRLEYQQEMRQTRQQAQEIIEKATKSSEQRAEEIILEARKETEKIKQSALADIERERDRAIADVKAQVADMSVAVAEKIIRQKLDITGQEALIEQFIQEVGDRPC from the coding sequence TTGAATCCCTTCGTAATAGGTCTTACCAATTCGATTGCCTCAACAGCTGCTGCTGGTCCTACGACAAATAGCCCGTTACATTTTGACTACACATACTTTGTTCAGCTTCTTTCATTTTTGCTTTTAGTCTGGATCCTGAAAAAGTTTGCTTGGACACCAATTATGAATATGATGGAAAAACGCCGTCAGGGTATTGAAAATAACTTGGCCCAAGCCGAACAGGAAAGAAAAGAAGCCGAAAGAATCCGGCTGGAATATCAGCAGGAAATGCGTCAGACCCGCCAGCAAGCTCAGGAAATTATTGAGAAGGCTACCAAAAGCAGCGAGCAGCGTGCTGAAGAAATTATTTTGGAAGCTCGTAAGGAAACCGAGAAAATCAAACAGTCAGCCCTTGCCGACATTGAACGGGAACGTGACAGGGCAATTGCTGATGTCAAAGCCCAGGTAGCCGATATGTCCGTAGCCGTTGCTGAAAAAATCATTCGGCAAAAACTGGATATAACGGGTCAGGAAGCTCTCATTGAACAATTTATTCAAGAGGTAGGGGATCGGCCATGTTAA
- the upp gene encoding uracil phosphoribosyltransferase yields the protein MGNVYISNHPLIEHKLRLIRDKNTSSKEFRDLIEEVAMLMTYEVTKDFPLEEIEVQTPLATAKAKRISGRKVVLVPILRAGLGMMDGMLKIIPNARIGHIGLCRDHETVQPVEYYFKMTSDSRERDIILIDPMLATGGSASAAIFSIKKRGARSIKLVCLIAAPEGISVVQENHPDVDIYVAAVDQCLNESAYIIPGLGDAGDRLFGTKG from the coding sequence ATGGGAAATGTCTACATCTCGAATCATCCTTTGATTGAGCATAAACTCAGATTAATTCGCGATAAAAATACGAGCTCGAAAGAATTCCGGGACCTGATTGAGGAAGTAGCCATGCTGATGACGTATGAAGTCACCAAAGACTTCCCACTGGAGGAAATCGAGGTTCAGACGCCGCTGGCTACAGCCAAGGCCAAAAGAATATCTGGCCGGAAAGTTGTTTTGGTTCCGATCCTGAGGGCAGGCCTAGGAATGATGGACGGGATGCTTAAGATCATACCTAATGCCAGGATCGGCCATATTGGTCTCTGCCGGGATCATGAGACCGTTCAGCCGGTGGAGTACTATTTTAAGATGACCTCAGATTCCAGGGAAAGAGATATTATTTTGATTGATCCAATGCTTGCCACAGGAGGTTCAGCTTCTGCAGCGATTTTTTCCATTAAGAAGCGTGGTGCCAGAAGTATTAAACTTGTTTGTTTGATAGCAGCACCAGAGGGTATAAGCGTTGTCCAGGAAAATCACCCGGATGTCGATATCTACGTTGCGGCTGTCGATCAATGCTTAAACGAGTCCGCCTATATCATTCCGGGACTCGGAGACGCAGGGGACAGACTGTTTGGAACGAAAGGATAA
- the atpE gene encoding F0F1 ATP synthase subunit C, translating to MDITAAALIGTGIAAAGAAIGAAMGNGNVVASTIDGIARQPEARGTLMSTMFIGIALVEILPLLSIIMALLMFFTKS from the coding sequence ATGGATATCACTGCTGCTGCGTTGATAGGGACTGGTATTGCTGCCGCGGGTGCGGCCATTGGAGCTGCTATGGGTAATGGAAACGTTGTTGCTAGCACAATTGATGGGATTGCCCGTCAACCTGAAGCCAGAGGAACTTTAATGAGCACCATGTTTATTGGTATTGCGCTGGTTGAGATTCTTCCCCTCTTGTCCATCATCATGGCTCTGTTAATGTTCTTTACGAAGTCCTAA
- a CDS encoding AtpZ/AtpI family protein — translation MADKFTSDVVKYMLWGSSSASALVGLEVGGYFFGNYLDTHFGTDPLFKAVLMILGILFSILSLILIYLKLGKTDGK, via the coding sequence ATGGCTGACAAATTTACAAGTGATGTTGTCAAGTATATGCTATGGGGATCATCAAGTGCCTCTGCTCTTGTTGGCTTGGAAGTAGGAGGATATTTTTTCGGAAATTATTTGGATACTCATTTTGGCACTGACCCTTTATTTAAGGCAGTTTTGATGATTCTAGGTATTTTGTTCAGTATACTATCTCTAATATTAATTTATTTAAAGTTAGGTAAAACGGATGGAAAATAG
- the wecB gene encoding UDP-N-acetylglucosamine 2-epimerase (non-hydrolyzing) has product MELKQRKYKVMTVFGTRPEAIKMAPLVKALEKQDGVESLVVVTAQHREMLDQVVKLFDIIPDYDLDLMKHGQTLTALTTGVLTGMDEILLKEKPDLILVQGDTTTTFASALTAFYHKIRIGHIEAGLRTGQKYSPWPEEINRKLTSSLTDLHFAPTEVSRINLLREGVAPENIFVTGNTVIDALLSTVKTEYQFADIDLNKILQANKNKRMILMTTHRRENWGEPMRQIYQALETVLREFPDTYVIFPMHKNPTVRKVVGEVLGGNERVHLIEPLDYEPFVNLMAKAYLILSDSGGIQEEAPSLGKPVLVVRDTTERPEAVDSGTVLLVGTQYKKVVESIQQLLTDQDAYEKMSQAANPYGDGRSSARITQIIVEKFYDRKIFSI; this is encoded by the coding sequence GTGGAATTGAAGCAACGAAAATATAAGGTCATGACTGTATTTGGAACCAGACCTGAGGCTATTAAGATGGCACCTCTCGTAAAAGCATTAGAAAAACAAGATGGCGTTGAAAGCCTGGTCGTTGTTACTGCCCAGCATCGTGAGATGCTGGATCAGGTTGTTAAACTCTTTGACATTATACCTGATTATGATCTTGATTTAATGAAGCATGGACAGACCCTGACCGCCCTTACCACTGGAGTGCTGACAGGAATGGATGAGATATTGCTTAAGGAAAAACCGGATTTGATTTTGGTACAAGGGGATACTACAACTACTTTTGCGTCAGCCCTAACAGCTTTTTATCATAAGATCCGGATTGGCCATATCGAGGCTGGCTTGCGAACTGGCCAGAAATATTCTCCTTGGCCAGAGGAAATCAATCGGAAACTTACCAGCAGTTTAACAGACCTGCATTTTGCACCTACCGAAGTATCGAGAATTAATTTGCTGCGCGAAGGGGTCGCCCCGGAGAATATATTTGTTACAGGTAACACAGTAATTGATGCCTTATTAAGTACCGTTAAGACGGAATATCAGTTTGCGGATATAGATTTGAACAAGATCTTACAAGCAAATAAAAATAAACGAATGATCCTAATGACAACGCACCGCCGAGAGAATTGGGGAGAACCCATGCGGCAGATCTATCAGGCGCTGGAGACAGTCCTGAGGGAATTTCCTGATACCTATGTTATATTTCCGATGCATAAGAATCCTACGGTCAGGAAAGTAGTCGGGGAGGTTCTGGGAGGCAATGAAAGAGTCCATTTAATTGAACCTTTGGATTACGAACCCTTTGTAAATCTAATGGCGAAGGCCTATCTGATCTTATCAGACTCTGGGGGGATACAAGAAGAGGCTCCTTCACTGGGCAAGCCCGTTCTAGTGGTCAGGGATACGACTGAACGGCCTGAGGCTGTAGATTCAGGAACCGTATTGCTGGTTGGGACACAATATAAAAAAGTTGTTGAGAGTATTCAGCAGCTATTAACCGACCAGGATGCCTATGAAAAAATGTCTCAAGCGGCAAACCCATACGGGGACGGCAGATCAAGCGCAAGAATCACCCAAATTATTGTTGAAAAATTTTATGATCGTAAGATTTTCAGTATCTGA
- the atpB gene encoding F0F1 ATP synthase subunit A: MHDTVLWVLGNGTLHAKTLIMTWVTMILLLGFVFLCKRNLTSGTPGKLQNLLEWIIDFVRGLISDNMNYKKGSSLLGYLLSLIMFVFFANMIGLIPNIFAPLLDHVHFARINEMFGGAIFSARTTTFSSPTADVNTTFALSTITIVLVLVYGLKYKGAHYFKHFLEPYPPFAILHIIDFVAKPLTLAFRLFGNIYAGEILIAVILMIPGIFAFGGVIPMPFWLVFCVFIAVIQSYVFTILTVAYVGQAIEESH, from the coding sequence ATGCATGATACCGTACTATGGGTATTGGGAAATGGCACTTTGCATGCGAAGACTCTGATTATGACTTGGGTCACGATGATACTTCTTTTGGGTTTTGTCTTTCTTTGTAAGCGTAATCTGACAAGTGGGACACCCGGAAAACTTCAAAATCTTTTGGAATGGATCATTGATTTTGTCAGGGGCCTTATCTCTGATAATATGAACTATAAAAAAGGATCGTCATTGCTCGGGTATCTTCTTTCCCTGATTATGTTTGTTTTTTTTGCGAACATGATTGGCTTGATTCCCAATATATTCGCACCCTTACTCGATCACGTACACTTTGCTAGAATCAATGAGATGTTTGGCGGAGCAATTTTCAGTGCGCGAACAACAACGTTTTCGTCGCCAACAGCAGATGTTAATACGACCTTTGCTTTATCTACAATAACGATTGTTTTAGTATTGGTCTATGGACTCAAATATAAAGGTGCGCACTATTTCAAACACTTTCTTGAACCTTATCCGCCTTTTGCGATCCTTCATATTATTGATTTTGTCGCCAAGCCTTTGACCTTAGCTTTCCGACTATTCGGTAATATTTATGCCGGAGAAATCCTGATTGCAGTCATTCTCATGATCCCGGGTATATTTGCCTTCGGTGGAGTTATTCCGATGCCATTCTGGCTTGTTTTCTGCGTATTTATCGCAGTAATCCAATCCTATGTTTTTACAATATTAACGGTGGCCTATGTCGGTCAAGCTATCGAAGAGTCTCACTAA
- a CDS encoding ATP synthase subunit I, whose amino-acid sequence MENSRFIQILTVILCITVLIVIWRTEFYPLVGLLIGYYTGIINVKWLLRDARKAMDKDKKAALKTYYKSLVFRLVIITLVFAIVAKFQPEWLYYVAIGMMIGIVIPIIVARHQLRKTKGGEN is encoded by the coding sequence ATGGAAAATAGCAGGTTTATTCAGATTTTGACGGTTATTCTCTGCATTACTGTTTTAATCGTAATATGGCGAACAGAATTTTATCCCCTTGTCGGTTTATTGATCGGCTATTATACGGGCATAATTAATGTTAAGTGGCTACTTAGGGATGCTCGAAAAGCAATGGACAAAGATAAGAAAGCAGCCCTAAAAACATACTACAAAAGCTTAGTATTCAGGTTGGTAATCATTACGTTGGTATTTGCTATTGTTGCAAAGTTCCAACCGGAATGGCTTTATTATGTGGCTATAGGAATGATGATTGGTATTGTTATTCCTATAATTGTAGCAAGGCATCAACTAAGAAAAACGAAAGGTGGTGAAAATTAA